Proteins encoded within one genomic window of Nonomuraea gerenzanensis:
- a CDS encoding flavin monoamine oxidase family protein: MAEGSGKGALTRRGLLVGIGAAGGAGAMYAAMGALGLAPAEQDKAYTPPRRSDFTLSGRASAKVVILGAGVAGLTAAYELGKAGYDCTLLEARQRAGGRNLTLRGGDRLTELNGSAQDVKFGAGVYFNAGPGRIAQWMVTLDYCRELGIPIETFINNNASAYVHTNGQTVRARTARADMYGYIAELLAKATNLGALDKTLTEHDRERLLEFLRRFGDLGPKLDYAGSERRGFTRYPALDGGTALPDPGTLHQVLAAGTGRAITNDFGYEQATPMFQPVGGMDAIVTKLQQAVGQDRIRTGAKVTKITTLADGVEVAYTGGTIKADYCIATLPPHLLAGIPHNLGAQVGTALATPVPIAAGKIGLEYGRRWWELEDRIYGGVTETDLDLTHIWYPSHDYHAERGLLVGYYNTERAAELYGALTPEDRRRRALTQGKKIHGEKYRQNVLSSVSIAWERQEHIQGGWVRWPSVDSSFTLLQRPAGRVYFAGDWLTHLIAWQAGAMESARSAVTQLHRRVLQSP, from the coding sequence ATGGCTGAGGGGAGCGGGAAGGGCGCGCTGACCCGGCGGGGGTTGCTCGTCGGGATCGGCGCGGCCGGTGGCGCGGGCGCCATGTACGCCGCGATGGGCGCGCTCGGGCTGGCCCCGGCCGAGCAGGACAAGGCGTACACGCCGCCGCGGCGCAGCGACTTCACGCTGAGCGGCAGGGCGTCGGCCAAGGTGGTGATCCTCGGCGCGGGCGTGGCGGGGCTGACCGCCGCGTACGAGCTGGGCAAGGCCGGCTACGACTGCACGCTGCTCGAAGCCCGGCAGCGGGCCGGCGGCCGGAACCTCACGCTGCGCGGCGGCGACCGCCTGACCGAGCTGAACGGCTCCGCGCAGGACGTGAAGTTCGGCGCGGGCGTGTACTTCAACGCCGGCCCCGGCCGCATCGCCCAGTGGATGGTGACCCTCGACTACTGCCGTGAGCTGGGCATCCCCATCGAGACGTTCATCAACAACAACGCCTCCGCCTACGTCCACACCAACGGCCAGACGGTCAGGGCCCGCACGGCCCGAGCCGACATGTACGGATACATCGCCGAACTACTGGCCAAGGCCACGAACCTCGGAGCCCTGGACAAGACCCTCACCGAGCACGACAGGGAGCGCCTGCTGGAGTTCCTCAGGCGCTTCGGCGACCTGGGCCCGAAGCTGGACTACGCGGGCTCCGAGCGCCGCGGTTTCACGAGATATCCGGCCTTGGACGGTGGCACCGCCCTGCCCGACCCGGGCACGCTCCACCAGGTCCTCGCCGCCGGCACCGGCCGCGCCATCACCAACGACTTCGGCTACGAGCAGGCCACCCCCATGTTCCAGCCCGTCGGCGGCATGGACGCCATCGTCACCAAGCTCCAGCAGGCCGTCGGCCAGGACCGGATCAGGACCGGCGCCAAGGTCACGAAGATCACCACCCTGGCCGACGGCGTCGAGGTCGCCTACACCGGCGGCACGATCAAGGCCGACTACTGCATCGCCACCCTCCCGCCCCACCTGCTCGCCGGAATCCCGCACAACCTCGGCGCCCAGGTCGGCACCGCGCTCGCCACCCCCGTCCCGATCGCCGCCGGCAAGATCGGCCTGGAGTACGGCAGGCGCTGGTGGGAGCTGGAGGACCGGATCTACGGCGGCGTCACAGAGACCGACCTCGACCTCACCCACATCTGGTACCCCTCGCACGACTACCACGCCGAGCGCGGCCTGCTCGTCGGCTACTACAACACCGAGCGCGCAGCCGAGCTGTACGGCGCCCTGACCCCGGAGGACAGGCGGCGCAGGGCGCTCACCCAGGGCAAGAAGATCCACGGTGAGAAGTACCGCCAGAACGTCCTGTCCAGCGTCTCCATCGCCTGGGAACGTCAGGAGCACATCCAGGGCGGCTGGGTGCGCTGGCCGTCCGTTGATTCGTCCTTCACTCTTCTGCAACGCCCCGCCGGAAGGGTTTACTTCGCGGGCGACTGGCTCACCCATCTGATCGCCTGGCAGGCGGGGGCCATGGAGTCCGCCCGTAGCGCCGTCACTCAACTGCACAGGAGAGTGCTGCAGTCTCCGTGA
- a CDS encoding M55 family metallopeptidase: MKVYLSVDMEGVTGLTDPEEMHAGKRGYERGCELMTADANAAVEGAFAAGASGVLVNDAHGSTKNLRIDLLDPRASLIRGPGKAQRMAHGLDGSFQAACFVGYHARAGVPHGVLNHTWMGKEIQNVYLNGELCGETRLVAACAGFHGVPVALVTGDEAVGEEARELLGDVETVAVKKGIDKFSAELLPPVVAQARIREATARALGRLTDFTPYVVEAPYTLGVEWNSTAIAAAVSLIPGVKAAGTRHTEFTTDDFAQIMALFGLFASIAGQVACGSGPYG; this comes from the coding sequence GTGAAGGTCTATCTGTCGGTGGACATGGAGGGCGTGACGGGTCTGACCGACCCGGAGGAGATGCACGCGGGCAAGCGCGGGTACGAGCGGGGCTGCGAGCTGATGACGGCCGACGCGAACGCCGCGGTGGAGGGCGCGTTCGCGGCCGGGGCGAGCGGCGTGCTGGTCAACGACGCCCACGGCTCCACCAAGAACCTCCGCATCGACCTGCTCGACCCCCGGGCGAGCCTGATCAGGGGGCCCGGCAAGGCGCAGCGGATGGCGCACGGGCTCGACGGGTCGTTCCAGGCGGCGTGCTTCGTGGGCTACCACGCCCGCGCCGGCGTGCCGCACGGGGTGCTCAACCACACGTGGATGGGCAAGGAGATCCAGAACGTCTACCTCAACGGCGAGCTGTGCGGCGAGACCAGGCTGGTCGCGGCGTGCGCCGGGTTCCACGGGGTGCCGGTGGCGCTGGTGACCGGGGACGAGGCCGTCGGTGAGGAGGCCCGCGAGCTGCTCGGCGACGTCGAGACCGTCGCGGTGAAGAAGGGGATCGACAAGTTCTCGGCCGAGCTGCTGCCGCCGGTCGTCGCCCAGGCCCGCATCCGTGAGGCCACGGCGCGGGCACTGGGGCGGTTGACCGACTTCACGCCGTACGTGGTGGAGGCGCCGTACACGCTCGGGGTGGAGTGGAACTCCACCGCCATCGCGGCGGCCGTGTCGCTGATCCCGGGCGTCAAGGCGGCGGGGACGCGGCACACCGAGTTCACCACCGACGACTTCGCGCAGATCATGGCCCTGTTCGGCCTGTTCGCCAGCATCGCGGGGCAGGTCGCCTGCGGCAGCGGGCCCTATGGCTGA
- a CDS encoding DUF6395 domain-containing protein: MRVTWSAGANLTFRLDPEDEITGQASDEYPIKLAINSCSIGGVPDDAHPDLFAVAAWTIVAPWTRKRITFDRAVSAELARALHDGWGVEAGPVGAEPRRPGARLAISYSGGADSVAAATIFPEAPFVHFRRVAHPRVPNRWPHYRSDVLAKLAAGTGRELSTVTSDLEYTLAEPRPGYPEHHAVAAGALLLADRLDLGGLGFGYEMGSRWLGGGRYLWRFTPDNPMWAPHGRWGRLFAAAGVHIVLPVGGVSEAVTMRLALGSPLREQVRWCLRGTDGPCRNCGKCLYKELIQAAVERRPLDTPITADRPMARKYLKKPPYGGQEMIQYGLARVPGIENTVFAPALDYFDVSEESTSWLDHCYPPALEEIPERWRAQAAAFIEANVGLMTESEVARVESWGSA, translated from the coding sequence GTGCGCGTGACCTGGAGCGCGGGCGCGAACCTGACGTTCCGCCTGGACCCCGAGGACGAGATCACCGGCCAGGCGTCCGACGAGTACCCGATCAAGCTGGCCATCAACTCGTGCTCCATCGGCGGCGTCCCCGACGACGCGCACCCCGACCTGTTCGCCGTGGCCGCCTGGACGATCGTGGCCCCGTGGACCAGGAAGCGGATCACCTTCGACCGGGCCGTCTCGGCGGAGCTGGCGCGGGCGCTGCACGACGGCTGGGGCGTCGAGGCCGGGCCGGTGGGCGCCGAGCCCCGGCGGCCGGGGGCCAGGCTGGCGATCTCCTACAGCGGCGGCGCCGACTCCGTGGCCGCGGCCACGATCTTCCCCGAGGCCCCGTTCGTGCACTTCCGCAGGGTCGCTCACCCACGCGTCCCGAACCGCTGGCCGCACTACCGCTCCGACGTGCTGGCCAAGCTGGCCGCCGGGACCGGCCGCGAGCTGAGCACGGTCACCTCCGACCTGGAGTACACCCTGGCCGAGCCCCGCCCGGGCTACCCGGAGCACCACGCGGTGGCCGCCGGCGCCCTGCTCCTGGCCGACCGGCTGGACCTGGGCGGCCTGGGCTTCGGCTACGAGATGGGCTCGCGCTGGCTGGGCGGCGGGCGTTACCTGTGGCGCTTCACCCCCGACAATCCCATGTGGGCGCCCCACGGCAGGTGGGGCCGCCTGTTCGCCGCCGCGGGCGTGCACATCGTGCTGCCCGTGGGCGGCGTGAGCGAGGCCGTCACCATGCGCCTGGCTCTGGGGTCGCCGCTCAGGGAGCAGGTCCGCTGGTGCCTGCGCGGCACCGACGGGCCGTGCCGCAACTGCGGCAAGTGCCTGTACAAGGAGCTGATCCAGGCCGCCGTGGAGCGCCGCCCGCTCGACACGCCGATCACCGCCGACCGTCCGATGGCCCGCAAGTACCTCAAGAAGCCGCCGTACGGGGGTCAGGAGATGATCCAGTACGGACTGGCCCGCGTCCCCGGGATCGAGAACACGGTGTTCGCCCCGGCGCTCGACTACTTCGACGTCTCGGAGGAGTCCACGAGCTGGCTGGACCACTGCTACCCGCCGGCCCTGGAGGAGATCCCGGAGCGGTGGCGGGCGCAGGCGGCCGCGTTCATCGAGGCGAACGTGGGGCTGATGACGGAGTCCGAAGTGGCCAGGGTCGAGTCTTGGGGGAGTGCGTGA
- a CDS encoding enoyl-CoA hydratase/isomerase family protein produces the protein MGEFVSVEVADQIATIRLDRPKMNALNGQVQQELAEAAALVDADPQVQAVILYGGERVFAAGVDIKEMADMSYADMAAHSGTLQACFTAVAKIGKPVLAAITGYALGGGCELALCADFRVAGESAKLGQPEILLGIIPGAGGTQRLPRLIGPARAKDLIFTGRHVAAAEALALGLVDRVVPDEQVYTAALEWAATFVGGPAVALRAAKQAVDHGLETDLDTGMEIERLHFSGLFATDDAKIGLRAFAEKAKPKFTGR, from the coding sequence ATGGGTGAGTTTGTGAGCGTCGAGGTGGCCGACCAGATCGCCACGATCCGTCTCGACCGGCCGAAGATGAACGCCCTCAACGGCCAGGTCCAGCAGGAGCTGGCGGAGGCTGCGGCTCTCGTGGACGCCGATCCGCAGGTGCAGGCGGTGATCCTGTACGGCGGGGAGCGGGTGTTCGCCGCCGGCGTGGACATCAAGGAGATGGCCGACATGTCGTACGCCGACATGGCCGCCCACTCCGGGACACTCCAGGCTTGCTTCACCGCGGTGGCCAAGATCGGCAAGCCGGTCCTCGCCGCCATCACCGGCTACGCCCTGGGCGGCGGCTGCGAGCTGGCGCTCTGCGCGGACTTCCGGGTCGCGGGCGAGTCGGCCAAGCTGGGGCAGCCGGAGATCCTGCTCGGCATCATCCCGGGCGCGGGCGGCACCCAGCGGCTGCCCCGGCTGATCGGGCCCGCCCGGGCCAAGGACCTCATCTTCACCGGCCGGCACGTGGCCGCCGCCGAGGCGCTGGCGCTCGGGCTGGTGGATCGGGTAGTGCCGGACGAGCAGGTCTACACCGCCGCGCTGGAGTGGGCCGCCACCTTCGTGGGCGGGCCCGCGGTCGCGCTGCGGGCCGCCAAGCAGGCCGTGGACCACGGGCTGGAGACGGATCTGGACACCGGGATGGAGATCGAGCGGCTGCACTTCTCCGGGCTGTTCGCCACCGACGACGCCAAGATCGGGCTGCGGGCGTTCGCGGAGAAGGCCAAGCCCAAGTTCACGGGCCGGTAG
- a CDS encoding endonuclease has translation MGKTDAAVLDALLDRYGRTYAAEAGIKLADQPKPLYQLLVLATLLSARISAEVAVAAAKELFAAGYGTPRGMREASWQDRVDALGRGHYRRYDERTATMLGDGADLIMDRWKGDLRRLRDEAGGDERRLMDLLMEFPGIGPTGADIFLREVQAVWPQVAPHLDRRVLDGAGKLGLPRQARPLAELAHSGDELARLSAALVRVSRSKKSVDAVKSAAAGR, from the coding sequence ATGGGGAAGACCGACGCAGCCGTGCTGGACGCCCTGCTCGACCGCTACGGCCGCACGTACGCGGCCGAGGCCGGCATCAAGCTGGCGGACCAGCCCAAACCGCTCTACCAGTTGCTGGTCCTGGCCACCCTGCTCAGCGCCCGCATCTCGGCGGAGGTCGCGGTGGCCGCCGCCAAGGAATTGTTCGCGGCCGGGTACGGCACGCCCAGGGGGATGCGCGAGGCGAGCTGGCAGGACCGGGTGGACGCGCTGGGCCGCGGCCACTACCGTCGCTACGACGAGCGCACCGCCACGATGCTCGGCGACGGCGCCGACCTGATCATGGACCGCTGGAAGGGCGACCTGCGCCGCCTGCGCGACGAGGCGGGCGGCGACGAGCGGCGGCTCATGGATCTGCTGATGGAGTTCCCCGGCATCGGGCCGACCGGCGCCGACATCTTCCTGCGCGAGGTCCAGGCCGTCTGGCCGCAGGTCGCGCCGCACCTGGACCGGCGGGTGCTGGACGGCGCGGGCAAGCTGGGGCTGCCCCGCCAGGCCCGCCCGCTGGCCGAGCTGGCGCACTCGGGCGACGAGCTGGCCCGCCTGTCGGCCGCGCTGGTGCGGGTCTCGCGCAGCAAGAAGTCCGTGGACGCCGTCAAGTCCGCGGCGGCGGGCCGGTGA
- a CDS encoding HesB/IscA family protein has translation MLTLTDNAVVAIRDLMVGEDVPADAGLRISPKADEAGTLEVSLASTPQAGDQVVEKEDVRVFVAEEAVPILDDKSLDAQPGAPGQPTFRLDRRT, from the coding sequence GTGCTGACATTGACCGACAACGCCGTGGTCGCCATCCGGGACCTCATGGTCGGGGAGGACGTGCCCGCCGACGCGGGCCTGCGCATCTCCCCCAAGGCCGACGAGGCGGGCACGCTGGAGGTCTCGCTGGCGAGCACTCCACAGGCCGGGGACCAGGTGGTGGAGAAGGAGGACGTGCGCGTGTTCGTCGCCGAGGAAGCGGTGCCGATCCTCGACGACAAGTCGCTGGACGCCCAGCCGGGCGCGCCGGGGCAGCCGACGTTCCGGCTCGACCGCCGGACCTGA
- a CDS encoding rhodanese-like domain-containing protein: MTHIIDRDAVHDLLATRQAQLVEVLPEREYQWAHLPGAVNLPLGRIDGAPPLERGRPVIVYCHDWLCDLSPRAAHRLGRLGFEEVYDYGVGKMDWLSADLPYDGHAALVSRNVRRDPVTAALDDPLDMLTERIIADPAGLAVVVDEDDVVQGVIGSRELKGADLDGTAEGVMRVGATTVRPSEEIDPLVRRMDQAKVDHVVVTQADGTLVGLFGLGDTRPPENDSDQG, encoded by the coding sequence ATGACGCACATCATCGACCGCGACGCCGTGCACGACCTGCTCGCCACCAGACAGGCGCAGCTCGTCGAGGTGCTGCCCGAACGCGAGTACCAGTGGGCGCACCTGCCGGGCGCCGTCAACCTGCCGCTCGGCCGCATCGACGGCGCGCCGCCGCTCGAACGGGGGCGTCCGGTCATCGTCTACTGCCACGACTGGCTCTGCGACCTGAGCCCGCGGGCCGCGCACCGGCTCGGACGGCTGGGGTTCGAGGAGGTGTACGACTACGGGGTCGGGAAGATGGACTGGCTCTCCGCCGACCTGCCGTACGACGGCCACGCCGCCCTGGTGTCCAGGAACGTGCGAAGAGACCCGGTGACCGCCGCCCTGGACGACCCGCTGGACATGCTGACCGAGCGCATCATCGCCGACCCGGCGGGCCTGGCCGTCGTGGTGGACGAGGACGACGTCGTTCAGGGCGTGATCGGCTCCCGCGAGCTCAAGGGCGCCGACCTCGACGGCACCGCCGAGGGCGTGATGCGGGTCGGCGCCACCACCGTACGCCCGAGCGAGGAGATCGACCCGCTGGTGCGGCGCATGGACCAGGCGAAGGTGGACCACGTGGTGGTCACCCAGGCGGACGGGACGCTGGTGGGCCTGTTCGGCCTCGGCGACACCCGGCCGCCCGAGAACGACTCCGACCAGGGCTGA
- a CDS encoding PaaI family thioesterase — protein sequence METPTREGPFWDVLAGRAQPPPAATTLGWELLHVDPDEGTIEVAFTADERFTNPVGVVQGGFLAAMLDDTLGPALVATLPPGRFAPTLDLHVQFLRPARPGRLVGRGRVVRRGRQVCFMSGELLGPDGEPVAVATATAHIQAVKQG from the coding sequence ATGGAGACACCCACCCGCGAAGGCCCGTTCTGGGACGTGCTGGCCGGCCGCGCGCAGCCGCCCCCCGCCGCCACCACCCTCGGCTGGGAGCTGCTGCACGTGGACCCCGACGAGGGGACGATCGAGGTGGCGTTCACGGCGGATGAGCGCTTCACCAACCCGGTGGGTGTCGTCCAGGGCGGCTTCCTGGCGGCGATGCTCGATGACACGCTCGGGCCGGCGCTGGTCGCGACGCTGCCGCCGGGTCGATTCGCGCCGACGCTCGACCTGCACGTCCAGTTCCTCCGCCCGGCCCGCCCCGGCCGGCTGGTGGGGCGGGGCAGGGTGGTGCGGCGCGGGCGTCAGGTGTGCTTCATGTCCGGTGAGTTACTCGGCCCCGACGGCGAGCCCGTCGCCGTGGCGACCGCGACCGCGCACATCCAGGCGGTCAAGCAGGGCTGA
- a CDS encoding HNH endonuclease family protein, with the protein MFSLRSWPARTATAATTTLLVLIPATGTSAASPTELPPTLSAPAAQAQLQQLVTAEPRPMTGYSRSRFPHWTQQGHSCDTRETVLARDGADVKQDENCRAISGTWHSVYDGKDFTDASSLDIDHMVPLAQAWRSGADTWTDARRRQFANDLDGPQLLAVSAASNRSKGDQSPDQWRPPLRSYWCTYSRAWIDVKSRYDLTVTAAERDALDEMVATCYGAQ; encoded by the coding sequence ATGTTCTCATTGCGATCATGGCCCGCTCGCACGGCCACCGCCGCGACCACGACCCTCCTGGTCCTCATCCCGGCGACCGGCACGAGCGCCGCCTCCCCCACCGAACTCCCACCCACCCTCTCCGCCCCAGCCGCCCAGGCCCAGCTCCAGCAGCTCGTCACCGCCGAACCCCGCCCGATGACCGGCTACAGCCGCTCCCGCTTCCCGCACTGGACCCAGCAGGGCCACTCCTGCGACACCCGCGAGACCGTCCTCGCCCGCGACGGCGCCGACGTCAAGCAGGACGAGAACTGCCGCGCCATCAGCGGCACCTGGCACAGCGTGTACGACGGCAAGGACTTCACCGACGCCTCCAGCCTCGACATCGACCACATGGTGCCGCTGGCCCAGGCCTGGCGTTCGGGCGCCGACACCTGGACGGACGCCCGGCGCAGGCAGTTCGCCAACGACCTGGACGGGCCCCAGCTCCTCGCGGTCTCGGCCGCCTCCAACCGCTCCAAGGGCGACCAGTCACCCGACCAGTGGCGGCCGCCGCTGCGGTCGTACTGGTGCACGTACAGCCGGGCCTGGATCGACGTCAAGTCCCGCTACGACCTCACCGTCACCGCCGCCGAGCGGGACGCGCTGGATGAGATGGTGGCGACCTGCTACGGGGCGCAGTGA